The Staphylococcus haemolyticus region TAGTTAGGAAAGGGAATGTCGTCATGAAGAAAATTGCGGTTTTAACTAGTGGTGGAGATTCACCAGGCATGAATGCTGCTGTTAGAGCAGTTGTGCGTAAGGCGATTTATAACAACATTGAAGTTTATGGAATTTATCAAGGTTATCAAGGATTACTTGATGACAATATTCATAAACTTGAATTGGGTTCAGTAGGGGATACAATTCAACGTGGAGGAACTTTCCTTTACTCTGCAAGATGTCCACAATTCAAAGAGGCGAGTGTAAGACAAAAAGGTTTAGAGAATTTACACAAACGTGGTATTGAGGGACTAGTAGTAGTTGGGGGAGATGGTAGTTACCGAGGTGCCCAACGTATTAGTGAAGAAACGAAAGATATCAAAACAATAGGAATTCCAGGTACTATTGATAATGATATTAATGGTACTGACTTCACTATTGGGTTTGACACAGCGTTGAACACGATTATTGATAGTGTAGACAAGATTAGAGACACTGCTTCAAGTCATGCTAGAACTTTTATTGTAGAAGTTATGGGTCGTGATTGTGGTGATTTAGCACTTTGGGCTGGATTATCAGTAGGTGCTGAAACAATATTAGTTCCAGAAGCTAATACAGACATTAAAGATATCGCTGAAAAGATAGAAAGTGGTATCAAGCGTGGTAAGAAACACTCAATCGTGATGGTAGCTGAAGGAAGTATGAGTGGTCAAGAATGTGCGGATCAATTGATGAAATATATTAATGTTGATGCACGTGTATCTGTATTAGGTCACATTCAACGTGGCGGTAGCCCATCAGGTGCCGATAGAGTATTAGCATCACGTTTAGGTGGTTATGCTGTTGAACTATTAATGCAAGGTCGTTCTGGACAAGGTGTTGGTATCATGAATAATAAATTGACTGCTACACCATTTGATGAAATCTTCAATGGCAACGACCATAAATTTAATACAGAT contains the following coding sequences:
- the pfkA gene encoding 6-phosphofructokinase, which translates into the protein MKKIAVLTSGGDSPGMNAAVRAVVRKAIYNNIEVYGIYQGYQGLLDDNIHKLELGSVGDTIQRGGTFLYSARCPQFKEASVRQKGLENLHKRGIEGLVVVGGDGSYRGAQRISEETKDIKTIGIPGTIDNDINGTDFTIGFDTALNTIIDSVDKIRDTASSHARTFIVEVMGRDCGDLALWAGLSVGAETILVPEANTDIKDIAEKIESGIKRGKKHSIVMVAEGSMSGQECADQLMKYINVDARVSVLGHIQRGGSPSGADRVLASRLGGYAVELLMQGRSGQGVGIMNNKLTATPFDEIFNGNDHKFNTDIYELAKELSI